In Harpia harpyja isolate bHarHar1 chromosome 21, bHarHar1 primary haplotype, whole genome shotgun sequence, the DNA window TTTCCTTTAAATGGCTGTATTCACCAGCACTAGTCTTCCTGTGTTTCCAGTTCCTTACTCCCTTCTAGAAAGGAGCAGAGAACATCATTGTTGATCTCTGCTTTGCAGTTCCTGTTATGTGGAAGATGGCCTCATGGGCATCTTGGTGATTCATATTTACTGTAGGTTATTGCTCAATACTTGTCTGAGTAATCAAACTTCTTTGGGAGTACTGCATCCTGTAGTGCTGAGTACGTTCCAACCTTAGCcctgaattttgatttttttttttttttttttagtagaatgGCAAAACTAGTGGTCAGCACTGCCTTTTGTGTCTCCCTGTTATGTTGTACAAGCCTGTTACAGTAATTTTGCTCTTGGGATCTGATTTTTTGGGGAATTGGTGCTTTGCCACCAATCCAGTATAACCTTTGGGTACACAAGAACTTTATACTTGTAGTTCCCGATGCAGCTGGGATCCTCTGCATGTCCTTGTGCTCACTTAACTGTAATCGGCATGACCTACCTAGACCTGACATTTGCTTTGCTCTGTAGTTAAATGAGTAGTTCTGTTTGCTTTCCTGAGAGTGCTTTTTCATACTCCTTGAACACGGAGTTCAGTGCAGCTCCTGATGCTGCAATTGGATCCTCTCTCCAGCCTTCCTTAACAAAAGGGCCAAGTTCTCCCACTTGTTTCTATCTCCTTCCGAGGCTCTTGTTCCTTTCATGCCTTGAAACCTGAGTCATGTAGGAAGCGGAGGTGACTAGTAAGTGAAGTGGATCCAGCTCAGTGAAGGCGTTTTATAAAAGGGTAACTGATGGAGCACCAAAAGACTTTTCTCTTACAAAACCAGATACATGTGCAAACTGCCAGCAGATGCGgtctggctttttattttccaagctgGTTTTGCTATTTTTGAGGTAGAATGCTTCAAAGTATCTGGCACATGGCAACAAGTTTCCTGTAGTAGAAAAGTGAGGAACTGCAGCAACTGCACTTCAGTATGGTCTAGCATTTGTTCATAACAAGTAGGATTGTGCTCTGAAAACCTCcttggcagggaggaggaaggaagaactCCATTACTGCAGGGAAGAGCAGTGCTAGCAAAACCCAGGCAGTGACTGTTCAGGAGCAGCAGTCAGCTCCTTGTAAGGCAAGTAGGTTGGAGTACAGAAAACGTGTTTGTTAGAGGGGTACGCTGCAGGGGATGTGGTTAACTTGCACTCTATGGGTTAATGTTAGTGTGTTTTCCAGTGGTTTTTCGAAACAGCTGTTGGGACACTTCCTTGCATACAGGTGTTTAATAATGCTGGCTGACCTTCCCTCTGTATTGTAATGCCATCTTTTCGTGAGAGCAAATGACAATAAACCGTCTGTTGCATCACATTGGTGATGTCACTTTGTAGACTTGAATATTAGATTATCATCATTAATACAAGCCGTTGCTTAGGAAGCATGACAGCATGAATCACTTTCGTTAGGAAAATTTATGGACAGAATATGTAAGTTAGTCTTGGAAactgactggttttttttttttaaactttaaattggGATTCCTAAAGTGAATTGGATTAATCTCTGTCCATTATGCTGTGTGATTCAACTACTACCAGCTACTACCAGCTACTTTAGAGGAAAGTACCATTCACTAATAGGCAGCTGTTCTTTATCCTGCCCGTAGGGAAAAGCTGTTCCAAATCCCCAGCAGCTAATAATTGCTGTTATGTGTTTGAGCAGAAAGTTTCATAAACTAGCTAAACTCTACTTTAAACTCTAATACTAGTTTTCactcaggatttttttaattctgtttctttactTGCATGCATCTCTCTAAAGAAAAACTTAGCCAAAGTAGTGTTAGCTGCCTTTAAGAAACTGATGAAAGAACAAGAATTAGTGTAGATCGAGCATTTGAATTCTGATTAATTTAAGGGCGGGGGGTGGAAGGAAGACTGGTATCTGGGAATTAATCACTAAGCAGTAATTTACACTGCCTAATAATATCCTGTTTGTTTTGGTGTAATGAAAAAATGACTGGTGTAGACTAGAGAAGACAATGTTGCTCAGATGCACGGCAGCACAGGAACTAGTGCCAGGCTGTACTCTGCAATTCACAAAGAGCTGTGAAGTACTAAGGACCAGTGAAATTGTCTTTTGGGTTGTTTATGtggaaatgcatattttaatgaaacctttaaaatacaaatgaataaGAGATTGTTCTTGAATACGTTAAATTGAACTTTACTTGCCTATAAAAATGATGCTAGAAAGTTCATCTTTAAAGCAGTTTGATGAAAGGAGGTACCAGAtgtttgttccttctgctgcttaaaagtagatttttgttagttttgtttgtaGGTTATAGGCTTGAAAAAAGGGATTGGGTAGGGGAAGGGCCAGGTAGTTGAAACCAGCATTTTGGCTGTTGTactagcaaaaatattttttttctcatgaaacTGCATATGTGCTGTTTTGCCAAAACAGGTATAATGGCTGAGAGAAGGTTTATGTTTGTAATCCTAATATCTGGAGAATTCATCTGCACTTGGTGCTGCTGCTCCAAGTTGGTTAAGAGCTTAAAACAGGTCTCAGAAGAGCTTTCCCCaagaaagaatacagaaaaactGACAGGAcatctattttatttcttcattttaaatttttatctcATTCTTTTCTTGTTCTAATTTGGTAACTGGAAGCAGTAAACGAAGACAAAGCAAACCCAATTTTTATGTTTGAGTCTTTTGCCTAACTGACAGTGGAGGTGAAATGCAAATAAGTGGGTAAAGGAGAAATATGATAAGCAATTGCTTTCTTGGAGTTGATGTTTCTGAGAAATGGACTGGCCACGGCGTGGCTGCATGCTGATAGGATAGTGTCAGAGTGTTAGTTTGGTTTTAATAGGGAAAACTTAAGAAGCCTTTTCTGTGGGTAAAATATCTTTTCCAAATATGCAAGGCTTTAACATTGTGATTTATAAAAACAGAGTATGATGAAATAATTTTGgcattttaattttgattaaaaaaaaacccctgaactgGAATTACTACTTCTTATCTGCATGTGTGTCTGTCTGAGAAAGTTTCATTAAAAAgggcctccccccccgccccccccccgtctGTCTTGTTACCTGAAGGGAGGAGCCCACTTGGAACAACGAATAATTCCTAAACAACATCTTGCATGAAAAGTGAGTGTTGCCTCCTTTCTGCAAACACACTTTGTGTAtgttttaagaacaaaaatctaGATTCcaaactctctttaaaaaaaccaagcccaCAACTCCCtctccaccaaaaaaaacccccagcccccccccccccccccccttttgcccATTTGCTGAAGGTACAGTCTAAATCTAAGCTTGAGTCTCTGCCAGGTTGTCCCATCAGTGTCCACGTCTGTCTGTCCCCCCACTGCtttgtttcagtgttttataTTCTATATATAAAATGTGGGTATACTTTTAAAAaccatttcctttaaaatatttctgggttAGAGTAGTCTGTCTTGATGAAGCCTGTACATGAATCAACCTCTTTGTAACCTATGTTACAGTAAGAATTTTAGGAATTTCCTTTATTAGGACCCGTTAGTATACTGCAGCCACTGAGTGAGCTGCATTGATTTCTAGGTGAAACAGCCTGAAATTGCCTGAAATTTATGGTATATGCCAACCTTCTGTACACTACTCCTTTTCAGTACGCAAAACTTAAATATCCTGAAGTCAGTCTCTTACTGGCGAATGTTATCCCACATTTAATACTTACAATATTCTTTGTGGAGAAACAGCAATTTGACTCTGAAACTGTTTTCCAGGTTAGTTGACTGCCACTAATGGCATGGTGAGATGTGTTGAAGAGCAGCTGCGAGGGTGTCCGACAGCAAGGGGACCGCTCTAGAGGCTGGGCTTGCAACATCATGGGCCAGTGTGTCACGAAGTGCAAGAATCCTTCTTCTACCCTTGGCAGCAAAAATGGGGAAAGGGAATCTGGCAGCAAGTCACATAGTAAGAGAAGTGCAGTCCACAAAGACGACCATGGTTCAGCTTGCGGGAAATCTTCAGGAGATATACTTGTGAATGGGACAAAGAAAACGGACGCTGCTGTAGAGTCTAGTCAGCCTCCGACGTTTTCTGGAGATACAAAGAAAGACTGTGTTTCCAGCGCAGAAGAATCTTCGCTCCAAAGGATTGGGGAGTTATTTAGGAGGTATAAGGATGAACGGGAAGATGCCATACTGGAAGAAGGAATGGAACGATTTTGCAATGACCTCTGTGTTGATCCCACTGAATTTAAAGTGCTAGTTTTGGCTTGGAAATTCCAGGCTGCTACCATGTGCAAATTTACAAGGTTAGTTCTTGTAGAACttgtaattattttcatatgTTAAAGTATATCCTGTCATCTgtatgttggagagacagcctcaTTAGCTTCACTTACTTATTTCTTCTAACACTTGCGTTTTGATCAAATTAATTCCTAGTGCTGCAGAAGGTAAGCTCTGTATtgtcctcttttcctcttcccctcacAGTGGGTTTCAGAACCGAAAATGTGGTTTTGGACATTGTGCTGCTAATGATGAACAGTGTAGTGAGATTCTGTAGACATTCATTTATTCTTGATTTACCGAAAACAGTTTTACTGTATCCAGCATTATCTTGGTGATGAGATTGgacactgaaattaattttcactttaaaGTAATGTGAGATTCCTTAGTAATTGCTACCAACTCTGTTACCATTCTGTGAAGGAATGACAGACTGCTTCCTAAGAATTGTTCCTGCCTAACCAGTGTTACTACTTAATGTCTTTTTCCAAGAGTAATCCTGTTAAAGCAtagagagggaaggaaacacaAGGGTTTTGACACTGCTACTGTTTCATACAGGCTGACAAGTGATTGGTATTTGAAGTGCTGTCTGTCCTTCTGGACAAAGGGGTCAGTGTGCAGGCTTATAGCATGTGTGATGCTACAGGAATCAACAGAACAGCTAAAACTtaccagaacaaacaaacaaacaaatccaaaactacaacagccccccccccaacttgaTTATCAGTGTTCCAGGTAAGAGCAAGTAAAGACTTCCTACAGGGACTTGCTgagataattaattttttattttttggtctaTCTACATTGGTTTGAGTAATGCTACCTATTTTTACTCAGCTTATAACTTTCAAAATTACTTTGGTGTTCTGAGCCCTGAACCAAGCATCTGCTCCCCAGCAGCTTCAGACTCTTTGTGGATGTGGGTGTGTGTCAAATGGATGAGTTACTCTGGAATGCAAATGTGGATTTACTAGAGGCTGATGGTGCAGGTATTTACTAACATGGTAAAGGAATTGCAAGTAGCGTTTGTGATTCTGCACAACCACCATGAGTTTTATTAATGTCGTTTTGATTTTCTTGGAGAGGACAAACGTAGTGGTGAGAGGTTACCTTTGTTTAAGGGCATGCTCCATGATACGGGTGCTGATTGACTTCTTCCATCAAGGAAAGCAATGTGGTCTTCCGTTCTCCTGAGTGCTCTCCTGTCTCCTGTCTTCCCTCCAGCCCATCCCACGTCAGAGTCTGCTGGCTTTGGTTAACGTTGGCTGGTTATAACACATGCTTATGAGGCTCAGAGAAGTCAGAGCTAACCATCTACCCACTTGGCCACATTATTAGTAGGCTAATTAGTATAGGACTGGTGCTTCGAGCAGTGTTTATATGTGGCATTGTAGCCTGTGTTGTGCGATGCCATGCTCTCCTCCACTCTCTTGGCAGGTGCCTTGCTGACCGTTGCCATTGGCACCCTTTTTATTTTGCAGGCTGGAAGAGCAATCAAAAACCACAGGAGAGCCACCGGTGAACTGCTCTGTCCCTTGAGAACAGCTTGCCCAGAGCATGGGTGTTTAGATGTGGGCAATATTGAATCAAGCTGGCTTATATATGGCGCTTCAGTGCGTAAATGTGGTGTTTTCAAACATTTGGCATTTCTTCTGTGGTaaattttattcactttttaaTGTGAAAGGCACTGGATGTGGTAGTATCGAGTAGTCAGAAAACCAGAcagcaaaatctttcaaatgCTAACAGTGCCCCAGCAGATCTGAGGGGTACGTGTGGTTCCTCAGGACATGAGGAACTTCTTGGAAATGTCTCTCTTTCCTGTAGCTCCTGTTGTGAAAATCTTTGTTCCACCTGGGCTGAGAGTATACCTTGTCTTGTCCAAATAACCTTCTTCCAATTTGACATAGCTGAACAGAGATGGGAAGCATTCAGTGCATGAAGTCAGTGGGAAGTGCTCACACTAATTTATCTTCTCTTGCTTAATAGGAAGGAGTTTTTTGAAGGCTGCAAAGCAATAAACGCAGACAGCATTGACGGTATTTGTGCAAGGTTCCCCAGCCTCTTAAATGAAGCCAAGCAGGAAGATAAATTCAAGGATCTCTATCGTTTCACCTTCCAGTTCGGCCTGGACTCTGAAGAAGGACAGAGGTCGCTACATCGGGAAATAGCCATTGCCCTTTGGAAATTAGTCTTCACCCAAAACAAGCCCCCCATTTTGGACCAGTGGTTACACTTCCTAATCGAGAACCCCTCAGGAATCAAGGGAATCTCCCGGGACACATGGAACATGTTTCTAAATTTTACTCAGGTGATTGGACCGGACCTTAGCAACTACAGTGAGGACGAGGCCTGGCCGAGTCTCTTCGATACCTTTGTGGAGTGGGAAATGGAgcgaaggaaaaaggaagaggaaaccaAATGTATTACGTCTTCGGACACAGAGGACCTGTGTGCGGAGGAACAGACTTAGCGGCGTGGAAGCAGCAGTGACAAAAGCAACCTGTTGCCCTTCATGAAATGTAAACTCTGGATGTTTCTGGAAATTACCGAGGCTCCAGATTTTTCTACTTTACACCTTTTTCTGCCTTGTCTTTGAAAGGGCTCTAAAATGCTGTATCATGTTTTAGGCACTTTCTTAATTTTGGTTATTCCTTTTACTCTTGCCCTGAAATATTTGACCCTGGCTACAAGTTAAgcgtggttggttttttttgttgttgttttttttttttttttttaagacttcagaTTAGTATAAGTAAGTCTGATATTTCTTGCACAATGTAGATCTTTTTAGTTAGGTTAAATTAACATTGCTAAATTATACAGTGCCAGATTAAGTTTTTCATACTACATCTGTCAGGGCAGGTCTGTACTGTGTGTAGTGCTGTTTACATTGTTGAAATTTTAGGCTGTAATAATTTTAAGGTTTTATACCAAGATGAACAGCAGTGTTAACTGTTAACTATAAATGCATTAATTCCCCAGTAATAAGGCTCTAAAAAACAACATAAGCAACAGCTTTTTGTAATATGGCTAATTCCCATCTTAAGCTAACTCATAGTGAATGAGTCCAGATCATTCCTTTTTTTGGAGTTTCAAACTAAATGTTGGGGTTGTTTTATAAAATTACTGTACCTGTCAGTCAACTGAGTGGTAGATGATGATTTGTATCTAAATCTCTTACACATCATGTAATAAAAGAGCAGTACTACCTCAGTTTTATTGAAAGTGGACTTCTTGATGGACTTCCATTTTCTCTGGAAGTTGTATTTTTGTGGTTACATGAGAACATTTTTACTTGACTAAAAGAACCAAAGGTTCTGCTTCTTAAGTTTGCTAAACATTGACAGAAGCAACACACAAACCCTAAGTCTTCAAGGAAAACTGTGGTATAATTCTGCTTTAATTTGTTTGATTTATACCTAAAGTATTATCTTACTTGTCTGGCAAGCACAGTACTTCTATATAAGGAACTATCTTTTGCATTAATATTGACAAACCAATTTTTTAAAACCTATGTTTAATTGCTAAATCGCAGTTAATACTCCACACTTTCTGGAGCAACAATATCGGCATCTGATGACAAAGTGAATTCTTAATGTGTTCTTAATGACAACAGTGTAGATGAGTCATTTTTAGACTGATTTGATAATATTTGGATAGGAgtcaatttattattttacaatGCCTGTATTGGGACTATTTGCCTGTTGAAACTGTTGTGACTTAAAGGGAGTTTTATTAACACTGGTTGAAACTTTTTTGGTTATTGATGAtaccttttttaattttactatGTCAACTTTTTACACCTTTTGGTAAAAGGGATGATTGCCAAGGCTTTCTATAGAGCTAAGTACTGGCTTAATGAATTTCATACACTTCCATTACACaccttttattttcagagctgcatTTCAGGACCATAAAATagcctcaattaaaaaaaaaaaacccacaaaccaaaacaaacgaaaaaaaaaccctggacaGTCATCCGTATCATCTAATGGCTTTGGTGATATAAGGGTTTTAAAGCTAAAGGGAAACAGATTTTAAGTGGCAAGCTTGTCACTGGATCCAGGATGGCATGCTTTGCACATCTGCTGTGCCTGAGGGGAGTtagcagagagaggaggaggatcTGCCTGAATTGTGTCACTGGCTTTGCTGGTGTGCAGCCTATGCAATAGCTTGGGTCTGAGATCATAAATCACTAACAAAATGTGGGTAttgaaaactgtttaaaaacaaacccacaagcCACAGATAGCATCTCTTTCATCTAATAAAAGGAGTGTTTGGTCCATGCTGCTTCTGCAAGCTTTTGCTGGGAGATGTGTTAAGCTGTGGAAGACAAATGTAGTTGTTATAGCTGTAGCTGAGCCTGTCCCTTTGCAGGAGGGGAGCCCAGAACTTGCTCTATTATAGGTAAATACACCCAAAGCTTTGTTCTTGCTACTATAACCATCCAAGCTACTGTGGCACAAGCACTGTTTGGCAGCAAAACCTTATTCTGATTTGGTGAGCGAAGCAGGCTGAAGCACTTGTGCTGGTATAACTGAATTTATGGTGAGACTTTTGCTGgtgctgttaatttaaaaaaagaaaaaaaaaatttccccaaCAGAGGCTGCTTTGTTAGTGAAAGTTCCAAGTGGAGACTGATTTGATAGCAAATGAAGACTGTATTTATAATTTTGAGACTACTCATTCATTCAGCTATTAAATGCTTTGTtcatcacttcattttttttttttcctaaagggaATTTCAAATGTCCAGAGTGTTTAAACTATTCAAATGGATAGCCAGcgtatgcacatgcacacaaaattgTGGCAGTGGCTGCTACTGATTAATATGCTAAACTGCAGCAGTTCCAAAGGATGAGGGATAGAGCTCTTTAAGGAAGGTGTTTGTCTTGTGGTCTGAATGTGGATAGCAGTAAGAAAATCAATCCGTAGCACATCAAGGCTTAGCCGTTTTAGTGTATCAAACGTAATACAGCTTCTTTttaaaggtggtggtggtgaataTACAGGAATGGAAAATCTTATTTCCTGTTGGGGAAAGGACATACGATTCTCAGTGGCTTAAGTCCCATGCTTTCAGTACGAGAGGACAGCCTTGCTCTTGTTCTGTTGCTTTCAGCCTAGCAGGAGCAAATCCACCCATTGGGTAGAATACCTGCAAAAATAGCCAAATGATATATCTAGCAAAGTACCATTTATTTTTAgcctaactttatttttttttttttaattacgaTTTACAGAATGCCAACCAGACCTGTATCAGTTTTAAACTCCTGAACCAGGAACTGAAGGTGCAATTCTTTGGCAGTGCTGAAAGTGAGAGAGGGCGTCAGACCTTCCCTTGGATTGTCTGGTGATTTTATGATCCTAAACGAGAATAGACCATACTCTGTAATGCTGGTGTACCTGTGTGGGAGTGGGGGTTTGTACATGTTTGTGAGAAGTCTATAAGAATACTGGAGCCTCTGAAAATATGCTTGTTTAATGGTTAAACTGTGAATATCTGTGGAACAGGCCAAATACATTCACGcttcatttttatataatttaaatcTTTATTGTATAGGGCACAGCACTGTAGTGAGCAGTGATGCTGATGAAATCCTTGAAACCATTGcagctatttaatttttttttttgagtatgcATTAGAAAACTTTATGCATGTAGTGAATCTGCTGCAACTTGAGATAAATAACTATAGAAAACTATATAGATAGTTATAGTAATATACTGGAAAACTGGTCTGACATCCGCACTCTGTGGCATTTTATTGCCTTCCCTTATATGCAAAGAAATACAACTCCTGTAAACTTTAGTCCCTAGTAATAAAACACTGACCACCCGCACCATATTATAGTTTGCAACACCTTTAAAATTTGGCTCCCAGATCAACTGGAGGCTTACTTGTGCTAATTTTTACTTGTGTGGGTGCATTTCTGAGGTCAAAGACTATTTATTGATTCAAGTAAGGATTTGAAAGATTCCGCCCATAGCTGGCCATAAAACATGACcaaggaaattaattaaaattgaaCGCTGAATTGTGAGTTTACTTGCTGCTGGTGCTATTCTATACGGAGAATTATAGCTTTTTAATACCGTGCAATCATAATGAAAgaaccacaggaaaaataaatgaaggtgTGGCAGGTGGCATAAAATCAGACAGCTGAAGCCTGTGGCAGTTTGGTCTGCCAAGCGCTGCCttccccaggctggcagggcagaTCTGCTCATGAATCAGCCTCTGAACCACTGCAGCTTTTCAGCCAAGCACATTTTAAGAGCTCTGCTGATGAGCAAGTGACTTGGGGTTGGTTGCAAATAGATGCAGCCCCTTTTCCTGAGGGCAGGGCAGCTGTCAGGTGCGGGGTTCAAagtgctggggacagcagcagctttgcctgTGTGACTTTTACTTCACTCTTTGCATGTCTGTCAGAGCCTGAAGAACCCATGGATCCCAGGGCTAGCCTGTCACCTGTGGTTCCCAGACATGGCTGTGCACTGACTAGTGACCTTAGTATTTTCATGACACTGTCAACATAAGTATCTTCCTTACAGTTCTAAGCCTTGTTTccaaaaaaagcccaccaaaGTTAAAGAAACACCACGTAGTTAATAGCCACCTTGATCATGATGTAATTTGCTGGCTGAGGTTACATCATTCCCATTCATTGGGAAATAATAGTCATTGTGAGTTTCTGGGTCTTGCAGCCTTGTGTTCTGTAGTGTGATCCTTTTTTAGAAGATCCTCAGTAAATTGGGCACCCGGTTCTTCCCTTGAGCTCATTCTGCTCGAAATGTGTGCATGTGAATTTACCTTTTCATATTAAAAAGGAAGATGCTTAACCTGAAACTCAAAATTTTTCAGGGTAGTGTTTCAATATACagcaaaacataaatattttttcaaataagtATTGAAAGCTCTGCTTCAATTTTGTCATGTGCAAACAAAACCACCAGtgttaaaattttctctctggaCTATTGAAGATTGAATCTTTGGTTTTATATTGCCAGCTGAAGTGAAATACATGAAATTGTAAGACAGAAGGCTGTAACTCCTTCACCATGAAGTACATAGGTATCTCTACCTCTTTTTCTTAGACTTGAATAGTTTAAGGTTACCATCCTtttctcccaggattttctgcCTGGATAagtaatctattttttttaattgacccAAGTTAAGTATTATCTATTTGCCATACTTTTTGGTATACTGCTTTTAATCTGCATGCAATTGACCCTTTGAAAGGGAGCCAAGTCAAGCTGCAAACAAAAGTGTCGGTCCCCCTGGGTGCTAGTTTTGGAGTGCAATAGAGTAACCTACTAGAGCTACATTGCACATGGCTCAGGGGCTTTTATCATCACACATCCTCTTCCCTGGTCAGTCTACTTGTACTGACAATAAATTGAAGATGGAGCAGCTGCTCCCCAAGAGGGAGTCATCAGCCTTTTCATTTGCCCTTGAAAAACTTTAGGAACCCACCTGATGCAGTGCCATGAGtgtattttgattaaaaatactgtgttttcccTGTTGGACTGGACCTGTAACACCCAGCAAAGATTGGAGCTGCAAAAGTGTAAAGGCTACACGTCCTTTTCCTCCCTGAGGTCAGAATCTTGGCTCAGGATAAAACCCTTATGCTTGAGCAAAGCTGGAGCATTCTCAAGTGTATTGGGGATGCCAGAGTGGCTTCAGTGCTGAGTTGTATTCATTAATGCATTTAGGTGGTGTCTCTTTTTCATGCAACACATCTGtgtcccttcctttccttccccaaagAAAACTACAACACAGTTACTGTCATTGCAAATCCCAAATAGATGTTATGCTGTAGCAACTGTTGCTACAGGATTCTTCTTCCAGTTTGAGGGCTGCTTTTGGGGTGTGGCCTCTTGCACTATCTGTACGGGCACATATTTCAACAGGATGGGGGGGACGTGTGAGACAATAGGTAAAAGGAGCACGAACATACTAGTCCTGCTAACAGCTTGCCTTAAATCACTGACGGTACAGTGGTTCCTTGCTACTATTGCAATCTTCAGTCTTTCTGTAGTTAAGTTTTAAAATCCAACAGGTTCTGGAGGTtataccattttttatttttaaaaagcttctatCTTTGCGTAATTGCACTCTTCAGATAAGCCCTTTCCAGATAACATGTCATTTCACACAcggacagaaaaaaacatctgtCTCCAATGTTCTTGCtgtaaagtgcttttttttttttttccccccctgtaaATTATATTTGGACTAAAGGTTGCCTACTGTTGAAGCAGTGTGTTTACTTGAATGTTGCCATTTTATGCAGTTACAACTGCTGACTCTTGCTCTTCTCTGGGCCCATGAGAGGGGAGATCGTGTGACCAGAGGCGGCAAACCTGCACAGAGGATCAGTGGAGCTGAAGGCTGGCTGCTGTTTTTATACTCCCATATGTATTACACGTTAGAGGACTTCACAGAATAGTGCTTAATATTTTGAAGTTGTGACTTTTTAAGTCACACTAAACAGTTATCTTAAAAATATGCTTGCTTTCTTATCTGTAAGTTAAAATAGTCTTTGAAAAAAGGAGATGGGCTGGCGGGAGTGGTTGGAGGGCCTCGTGCTGTCAGTTGCCGAGTGACTCGAATTCCAAGAGCCGTGGATGCAACTGGCAGGATCAGGTCCTGGCCCAACGCAACTGGGGTTTGTACTGGCTGGTCTCGAGGGCATGAAGCAACTGCAAGTCCTTGACAGGCTGCGTGGAGGAGAAGGGTCAGCCTGGGAGAGCTAGTTGACCCAGCTGGATTTCTTGGAGTACTTGCTTGTGGGTCTTGAGGCCCCAATTTAGCCTCAAGTTGCCCTTTATGGGAGGAATGCATTTTGATAGTGTGTGCTCCCAGAGAAGTAACAAATTCTAAGGAAATAATGAGAGCACACCTTCGTGTGGCTTTCATTGACTCACGTGTGAATACGACTAGCTGATCAATCTCTCAATTCCTCAGAAAACCAGCAAGGGTGGATAGGATCGAATCTGCCGTTCTTTGTGTCAGGAGtggtttttgcctttttggacTTACCCAAGAGATAACCATGTACGATCCAATTTTCTTGCTCTGGGAAACAATGAATGTATTGCTTGTCTTGGAACAGACCGGTGCTTCCTCTTTCGGGCAGCAGTATCAGAAGTGCTGTGGAAATGTAATGCTTGAAAATGGCTGGAGTAAATTCTGTTTCCTGTAGggtctttttttaaagggatgtGGCCAGATTTGAAACCATGATCTAGAGGAAAAGTGGGAGAAATTAAAGATGATGCATCTACTGAGTCCCATTGGGTTTGTAGTTTTACCATTTTGCTCACCGTTGTTGTCTGGAACAGAATGGAAACAGCATCTTATAGAATGTGCAATCTAAGGCACAATGCAAATAGGTTG includes these proteins:
- the DCUN1D3 gene encoding DCN1-like protein 3; the protein is MGQCVTKCKNPSSTLGSKNGERESGSKSHSKRSAVHKDDHGSACGKSSGDILVNGTKKTDAAVESSQPPTFSGDTKKDCVSSAEESSLQRIGELFRRYKDEREDAILEEGMERFCNDLCVDPTEFKVLVLAWKFQAATMCKFTRKEFFEGCKAINADSIDGICARFPSLLNEAKQEDKFKDLYRFTFQFGLDSEEGQRSLHREIAIALWKLVFTQNKPPILDQWLHFLIENPSGIKGISRDTWNMFLNFTQVIGPDLSNYSEDEAWPSLFDTFVEWEMERRKKEEETKCITSSDTEDLCAEEQT